DNA sequence from the Amycolatopsis sp. Hca4 genome:
CGCTCGCACGACACCGGCGTCGCGGAATTCCTGGACCTGCCCTACGTCAAGCCGAACACCTTGGGAAATTCCCGCATGCTGCTCGAATTGTGAGTGAAAACCTCCTTTCGGGCGGTGACGTGCGCCACTGCCCTGCTCGAAGCTGATCGGGCACTTGTCCCCGATCGGCAAGGAAACCGATGCGCACGACACTGCGGAACCTGGGGGCCACCGTGACGGTGGCCGTTTCTGTCGGCGCGGGCGCCCTGCTGGGCACCGGCACCGCGGCCGCCGTCGACATCCCGGCGGTCACCGACCAGTACCTCTTCAGCACCTCACTCTCGAACTTCGAGACGATCCGGAACTCCGCGCCCTACAACGGCCAGCTCGACTGGTCGTCCGACGGCTGCTCGTGGGCCCCGGACAACCCGTTCGGCTGGAAGTTCCTGCCCGGCTGCCACCGGCACGACTTCGGCTACCGCAACTACAAGAAGCAGGGCCGCTTCACCGAGGCGAACCGGCTGAAGATCGACGACAACCTGTACACGGACCTGAAGAGCGTGTGCGGGTCGAACATCGCCTGCAAGGGCGCGGCGTGGACGTACTACGAGGCGGTGCGCAAGTTCGGCGGCTGAGCCAGGATGGTGATCATGGAGATCGATCACCTGCTCAGCACCACCCGCGCGGTCCGGCGGAAGCTCGACCTCGACCGCCCGGTCGAGCCGGAAGTCCTCGAGGAGTGCCTGAACCTGGCGCTGCAGGCGCCGACTCCGGGCAACGTCCAGGCGTGGCGCTGGCTGGTCGTGCGGGACCAGGGCGTGAAGGACCGGCTCGGCGTGCTGTTCCGCGAGGTCGGCGAGGCCTACCTCGCCGAGCGGGCGCAGCACGCCGAGCCGCGGGCCCTGGCGTCCGGGCGGCACCTGATCGACGTGATCGAGCGCGTCCCGGTGTTCGTGATCCCGGTCCTGGCCGGCCGCCCGGCCTGCGACAACGCCACCGACGCGGCGTTCTACGGCGGCATCTTCCCTGCGGTGTGGAACTTCCAGCTGGCGCTGCGCTCGCGCGGGCTGGGGTCGACGCTGACGACCTACCACCTGGCCCGCGAGGCGGAGGCGGCGGAGATCCTCGGCATCCCGGAGGGTCACACGCAGGCCGGGCTGCTGCCGGTGGCGTACACGACGGTGCCGGACTTCAAGCCCGCGCCGCGCACCCCGCTGTCCGAAGTGGCCTACCTCGACCACTGGGGCACGCCGCTCAGCTGATCCGGACCGTGGCTTCCCCGCCGTCCTCGCTCACCGAGACCAGCTCGATCCGGCTGGCGGCGAACGACGTCGCCTGCGGGCCGGTGCGGATGCCGCTGTGGAGCTCGGCCGTGGTGCTTTCCCCGCGGCCGGGCTCCTTCAGCAGGAACGCCAGGGTCGCCTCCCCCTGCCAGATGCAGGTCATCCCGGGCCGGCACCGCGAGTCGGCGACCACCCGCGTGAAGCGCACGGTGAGGTCCTTCCCCGCCACGGCGGCCTCCTGCCCCAGCCGCAGCGTGACCTCCTGCCCGGAGGGGGCGCTGACGGCCGGCCCGGCGACCGGCTGCCCGGCGGCGACCGAGCTCCCGGCACCCACCGTGACGACGGCGAAGGCGAACAGTCCGGCTACGAATCGCTGAAGGTCCACGCACCCAGGACGGAACGGAGCCCGGGCCGGGTTGCACGGCTACTCGTCGTCGCCGGCGTCCGCGTCCACCGGGCCGCCGCCGCGGATCATGAACAGGACCGACTCCAGTTCCTCCGGCTTGATCAGCACGTCCCGGGCCTTCGAGCCCTCCGACGGGCCCACCACCCCGCGGCTCTCCAGCAGGTCCATCAGCCGCCCCGCCTTGGCGAAGCCGACCCGGAGCTTGCGCTGCAGCATCGATGTCGAACCGAACTGGGACGTCACGATCAGCTCCGCCGCCTGCAGCAGGACGTCGAGGTCGTCGCCGATGTCCGGGTCGATCTCCTTCTTCTCGCCCGCCTTGGCCGCGGTGACGCCGTCCTGGTAGTCCGGCTGCGCCTGCTCCTTGGCGTAGTTGACGACGGCCGCGATCTCTTCGTCGCCGACGAACGCGCCCTGGATGCGGACCGGCTTCCCGGCACCCATCGGCAGGTAGAGCGCGTCGCCCATGCCGATCAGCTTCTCCGCGCCCGGCTGGTCCAGGATGACCCGCGAGTCGGTCAGCGACGACGTCGCGAAGGCCAGCCGCGAGGGCACGTTGGTCTTGATCAGGCCGGTGACGACGTCGACCGACGGCCGCTGCGTCGCCAGGACCAGGTGGATACCGGCCGCACGCGCCTTCTGGGTGATCCGGACGATCGCGTCCTCGACGTCGCGCGGGGCGGTCATCATCAGGTCGGCGAGCTCGTCGACGATCGCCATGATGTACGGGTACGGCCGGTACTCGCGCTCGGACCCCGGCGGCGCGGTGATCTCGCCCGAGCGCACCTTCTTGTTGTAGTCGTCGATGTGCCGGACCTTGTTGACCTGCATGTCCTGGTAGCGCTGCTCCATCTCCTCCACGAGCCAGGCCAGTGCGGCGGCGGCCTTCTTCGGCTGGGTGATGATGGGCGTGATCAGGTGCGGGATGCCCTCGTAGGGCGTCAGCTCGACCATCTTCGGGTCGATCAGGATCATCCGGCACTCGTCCGGCGTCGAGCGCGCGAGCAGCGACACCAGCATCGAGTTGACGAAGCTCGACTTACCGGAACCGGTGGAACCGGCGACCAGCAGGTGGGGCATCTTCGTCAGGTTCGCGGTGACGAAGTGGCCCTCGATGTCCTTGCCGAGGCCGATCACCATCGGGTGGTTGTCCTTGACCGTAGACGGCGCCCGCAGGACGTCGCCGAGGCGAACCATCTCGCGGTCGGAGTTCGGCACCTCGATGCCGACCGCGGACTTGCCGGGGATCGGCGCCAGCAGGCGGACGTTGTCGGTGGCCACCGCGTAGGCGATGTTCTTGGTCAGCGCGGTGATCTTCTCGACCTTCACGCCCGGGCCGAGCTCGACCTCGTAGCGGGTGACCGTCGGGCCGCGGGTGAAGCCGGTGACCTGCGCGTCGACGTTGAACTGCTCCAGCACGCCGGTGATCGCCTCGATCATGGCGTCGTTGGCCTTGCTGCGGGACTTCGGCGCGTCGCCGAGCTTCAGCAGGTCGGGCGGCGGGAGCTGGTAGTCGCCTTCGACCGTCCGGGTGACCGCGAGCGGCGGTTCGACCGGCTTCTTCGGCTTCTTCTCGACGACCTCCGGCACCGGCTTGGGCTTGGGCGGCTTGATCGGCGTCGGCGCCTCGGCCAGCATCGCGTCGATGTCCAGCTGCTCGGGCTCGGCGTCGCTGGACTGGCGGCGCCGGGACGGCTTGCGCAGCCGCGCGGCCTTGGGGTCGGCGTCGGTGACCTTCTCTTCGTCGGTGGCGAAGCCCGAGCGCTGCGCCTCGGCTTCGGCGATCTCGTCCTCGTCGAGGCCCCAGTTCCGCAGCCGGTGCGGGATCTGGCGGACCGGCGTGCCGGTGAACACGAGCACCCCGAAGAACAGGGCGAGTATCAGCAGCGGCACGGCGACCCAGGTCGTGACACCCATGGTGAGCAGGCCGCCGGAGAACGCGCCGACGATGCCGCCGGCGTACATCCGGCCGTCGTTGGTCTCGGGCAGCGCCGTGAAGATGTGCAGCATCCCGAGCACGGACAGGACGACCATGATCGTGCCGACGACCATCCGCGGCCGCGTCTCCGGGTGCGGCTCGGACCGCATCAGCGCGACGGCGACCACGACCAGCACCAGCGGCAGCGTGACGGCCCCGGCGCCGAGGACGGTCCGGGTGGCGATCTCCACCCCGGTGCCGATCGGGCCGGCCGCCCGCCACCAGACGCCGACGGCCGCGACGATGCCCAGGCCGATCAGGCCCAGCGCCAGGCCGTCGCGGCGGTGTTCCGGTTCGAGCTCGCGGGTGCGGCCGACCGTCCTGGCCAGCGTGCCGAGGCCCTTGGCCAGCAGGTTCCAGGTCCCCCTGACGCCCTTGCCGAAGATCCCGGGCGTCTTGCGGCGGGCGCGTGGCGGGGGTTTGCGAGCGGACGTACGGGGCTTCGCAGGTGTACGCGGCTTACGCGCCGCTGCCCCCTTCGCGCCGCTTCCCGTGCTTCTCTTCCTCGTCGCCGACCCAGCCATGCCTTTTACGGTAACCGGCCGTGGCGGTTCGTCCCACGCGCCACTCTCGGCCCAGGGTGAACTTCTGCCTCACACCGCGGGTTGAGCGGCCATCCGGGTGAACCGATCCGGCCAGTGCGCAAACGGGTGAAATCGGCGTCTGCCATGCTCTGCCCCATGGTCGCGCTGAACTCCGACAACACCGCTCGCCGGGCGCCCGCCATCTGGCGGACCATGCTCAACATCGACCGCGGGCTGGTGAACCTCGTCGGGCGGCTCACGGTGACCGGCCGGGTGCCCGCGCAGCTGCGGGGCAGGCCGCTGCTGATGGCCGCGAACCACATCGGGGTGTTCGACGCCTTCGTGCTGATGGCCGCGTGCAAGCGGATCGGCATCAACCCGCGGTTCATGCTGGCCGGCGGCATCCTCGACGCGCCGGTGATCGGGCCGGCGCTGCGGGTCAGCGGGCACCTGCGGGTCGACCGCAAGCACGCCGGCACCGCCGTCGGGCAGTTCGCCGAGGCCGTCGAGGCGATGAAGACCACCCGCGAGCCGATCATCGTCTACCCGGAGGGCCGGATCAGCCACGACCCCGGCCTGTGGCCGGAGCGCGGCAAGACCGGCGCGGCGCGGCTGGCCCTGGCGGCGGGCGTGCCGGTGATCCCGATCAGCCAGTGGGGCGCGCACGAGGCCGTCTACTGGGGTACCGAGACCGTCAACGGCCCGGCCGACCTGGTCCCGCTGGCGCGCTCCGGGCTCAGTGCGCCCCTGCGCCGGCCGAAGTTCCGGGTGCACTTCGGCGACCCCGTCGACCTGTCGGACATCGACACGCAGCGGCCGGGCGCCGGCGTGCGCGCGCACGCGAAGATCATGCAGGCGATCACCGACGGCCTCGTCCCGCTGCGCCGCGACGAGCTGGACCGGCCCCGGTTCCACGACCCGACGCGGCCCACCGACACGGTCAGCCCCTGGAAGCCGCAGTCCGGATCGTGAGACGCGCGGGAGCGCACCCCTAGAGTCGGCGGACGTGAGCACACGGATACTCGTCGTCTACTACAGCTCGACCGGGAACACCGCCGCCCTCGCCGAGTCCCTCGCCGCGGGCGCGGGCGAGACCGGGGCCGACGTGCGGGTGCGGACGGTGCCGGAGACCGTGCCCGCCGAGGCGATCGCGCGGAACCCGCGCTGGCAGGCCTGGGTCGGCGCCGGCCCGCACCACGAGCTCGCCACCCTCGACGACCTCGAGTGGGCCGACGGGCTCGCCGTCGGCAGCCCGACCCGGTTCGGCGGCCCGGCCGCCCAGCTCAAGTCCTTTTTGGACAGCACGGGTGGCCTGTGGGCGCAGGGAAAGCTGGCGGACAAGGTCGCCACGTCGTTCACGACGGCGTCCACAGCCCACGGCGGCCTGGAATCGACGTTGCTGGCGATCAACAACGTCTTCTACCACTGGGGCGCGATCGTCGTCCCGCTCGGCTACACGGACCCGCACCTGAAGGAGTCCGGAAACCCGTACGGCGGTTCGTTCGTGTCCCGCAAGTCCGCGGCACCGGACGACATCGCCCTCGACGCCCTGCGCCTGCAGGGACGGCGGCTGGCCACGATCACCACGCACGTCGCGACCGGGCTGAAGCAGGCGGAGTGAAGGTCCGGGCGCTCCAGCCCGGCCCCCGGATCAGCGCCGGTCGGCGAGTTCGCCATCGACCGGACCACCCCCGGTCTGCGGCGCCCCGTGCGGCTTCACCACCACCTGCGGCGCGGGCTTCGGCTTCGGCTTGGTGGGCTTCGGCGCCGGCTTGGTGGGCGTCGGCGTGCCGGTGGCCCCCACGGTGAACTGCCGCCACCAACTGCCGGTGCCGCCCTCGAGGCAGGACATGGTGGCGTACCACACGCCCGGCTGCACCCCGCTGAACGTGATGGAGTGCTTGTTCCCGTTCTGAACCATGATCCCCTGTTGGATCGGCCGCTGACCACGGTAGAAGTCGTAAGCCGCCAAGGCCCTGACGTCGGCGGTGGCACACGTACCCGTGACGGTCACCGCATTCCCTTTCACGGTGACCTTCATCGACGTCGGATTGCCCGGGTACGCCTCATCGGCCGAAGCCACGGCAGACGACAGCAGCACGCAACCGGCAGCCACACCCGCGGCGGCAATGGATCTTCGCATTTTCCCTCCAATTGATCGCGGGATTTTCGGGGCACCGGGAACACGCCTGCCGCCGTCGCCGTGGTTGCGGCTCGGACGTAACGAAACGGACTCGCCTCCGGCGGTCCGGTCAGCCCCGGGCCGCGCGGCGACGCAGGGCCACGGCGCCGCCCGCACCCAGCAGGGCGAGCGCGCCGCCGCCCGCGACGAGCGGTGCGACGCCGCCGGATTCGTCATCGGCCGGGCCACCACCGGTCTGCGGCGCCCCCTGCGGCTTCACCGCAACCTGCGGCGCGGTCTTCACCGGCGGCTTGACGGGCTTCCCGACGGTGAAATTCCGCACGGCTCCCCCGGAGCCGGGTCCGCCTTCGTGGCAATACATCGAGGCCACGTAGTTCCCCGGCCGGACCCCGGTGAACGTGATGGACCGCTTCTTCCCACTCGCCTTCATGACTCCCCAGCCGATCGGCTCGTGCCCACGAGGCTCCGCGTAACCCCCTTCGGCCGTGGTGCCGGCGGTGTCGCAGACAGCCGAGATGGTCACCACGCTGCCCGACACCGTGACCTTCATCGTCGGGTTTTCCGGCTTTTCCGCGGCCGACGCCGTGATCGGCGACAGCAGGGCGAAACCGGCGGCCACACCGACGGCAGCAAGAACTCTTCGCATTGTTTCCCTCCAGGATTCATCGCATGACGACAGCACGCGAGAATTGTGTGAATCTCTTCCCCGCCGAAAAGAATCGCGGGGTCCCCCGTCTCTTTCGAGACATCCGGAAGACGCCTGCCCCCGCGCGCGGTTCCCGCCCGAACGTAACGAAACGGACTCGGCGTCGACGTGATCGGCATAACCGGGAAAATGGTTTCGGCGGTGACGCCGGGCCACCTACAGTCCCGGTGGTGACCACCGAACTGCCCGTCGTCGCGCCGCCCCGGGTTGCCCACCGGGGCCGCGGGACCGCCTATGTCCTGCTCGCCGCTCTGTTCTTCAGCACGTCGGGCACCCTCGGCAAGTCCGCGATGTCCGCCGGGATCACCCCGGAGCAGGTGGCCGCGGCCCGGATCTCGCTGGCCGGGGTCGTGCTGCTCGCCGGGGTGGCGCTGGTGGCGCCGCGGAAGCTGCGGGTGCGGCGGGCCGAGCTGCCGGTCCTGGCCGGGTACGGCCTGCTCGGCGTGGCCGGCGTGCAGCTGCTCTACTTCGTCGCCGCCGGGCGGATCCCGGTCGGGATCGCCATCCTGCTGGAGTTCGTCTCGCCGGTGCTGATCGCGTTGTGGGTGCGGTTCGTGCGGCGGCACCGGCTGCCGCGGGCGGTGTGGGGCGGGATCGCGCTCGCCATGGCCGGGCTCGCGCTGGTCGCGCAGGTCTGGGAAGGCGTCACGCTCGACGGGCTCGGCCTGCTCGCCGGCTTCGGCGCGGCGCTGTGCTCGGCCGGGTACTTCCTGCTCGGCGAACGCGCGGTGGCCGGCATCGACCCGCTGGGCCTGGTCACCTGGGGCATGGTGATCGGCGCGGTGGCGATCGGCTTCGTCGCGCCGCCGTGGACGTGGCCCGCCGGGCTGCTCGGCACGGAGGTCGGGTTCGGCGCCTGGCACCCGCCGGTGTGGCTGCTGCTGACGCTGCTGGTCCTGGTCGCGACCGTGCTCGCGTACGTGTGCGGCATTTCGTCGCTGCGGCACCTGCCCGCGTCGGTGGCGAGCGTGCTCGGGCTGGTCGAGCCGGTGATCACGACGGTCGCGGCGTGGGTCCTGCTCGGCGAGCAGCTCGCCTGGCCCCAGCTGCTCGGCTCGGCGATCCTGCTGGGCGGCGCGTACGTCGTGCAGCG
Encoded proteins:
- a CDS encoding phospholipase, with the protein product MRTTLRNLGATVTVAVSVGAGALLGTGTAAAVDIPAVTDQYLFSTSLSNFETIRNSAPYNGQLDWSSDGCSWAPDNPFGWKFLPGCHRHDFGYRNYKKQGRFTEANRLKIDDNLYTDLKSVCGSNIACKGAAWTYYEAVRKFGG
- a CDS encoding nitroreductase family protein, whose amino-acid sequence is MEIDHLLSTTRAVRRKLDLDRPVEPEVLEECLNLALQAPTPGNVQAWRWLVVRDQGVKDRLGVLFREVGEAYLAERAQHAEPRALASGRHLIDVIERVPVFVIPVLAGRPACDNATDAAFYGGIFPAVWNFQLALRSRGLGSTLTTYHLAREAEAAEILGIPEGHTQAGLLPVAYTTVPDFKPAPRTPLSEVAYLDHWGTPLS
- a CDS encoding DNA translocase FtsK; translation: MAGSATRKRSTGSGAKGAAARKPRTPAKPRTSARKPPPRARRKTPGIFGKGVRGTWNLLAKGLGTLARTVGRTRELEPEHRRDGLALGLIGLGIVAAVGVWWRAAGPIGTGVEIATRTVLGAGAVTLPLVLVVVAVALMRSEPHPETRPRMVVGTIMVVLSVLGMLHIFTALPETNDGRMYAGGIVGAFSGGLLTMGVTTWVAVPLLILALFFGVLVFTGTPVRQIPHRLRNWGLDEDEIAEAEAQRSGFATDEEKVTDADPKAARLRKPSRRRQSSDAEPEQLDIDAMLAEAPTPIKPPKPKPVPEVVEKKPKKPVEPPLAVTRTVEGDYQLPPPDLLKLGDAPKSRSKANDAMIEAITGVLEQFNVDAQVTGFTRGPTVTRYEVELGPGVKVEKITALTKNIAYAVATDNVRLLAPIPGKSAVGIEVPNSDREMVRLGDVLRAPSTVKDNHPMVIGLGKDIEGHFVTANLTKMPHLLVAGSTGSGKSSFVNSMLVSLLARSTPDECRMILIDPKMVELTPYEGIPHLITPIITQPKKAAAALAWLVEEMEQRYQDMQVNKVRHIDDYNKKVRSGEITAPPGSEREYRPYPYIMAIVDELADLMMTAPRDVEDAIVRITQKARAAGIHLVLATQRPSVDVVTGLIKTNVPSRLAFATSSLTDSRVILDQPGAEKLIGMGDALYLPMGAGKPVRIQGAFVGDEEIAAVVNYAKEQAQPDYQDGVTAAKAGEKKEIDPDIGDDLDVLLQAAELIVTSQFGSTSMLQRKLRVGFAKAGRLMDLLESRGVVGPSEGSKARDVLIKPEELESVLFMIRGGGPVDADAGDDE
- a CDS encoding 1-acyl-sn-glycerol-3-phosphate acyltransferase: MVALNSDNTARRAPAIWRTMLNIDRGLVNLVGRLTVTGRVPAQLRGRPLLMAANHIGVFDAFVLMAACKRIGINPRFMLAGGILDAPVIGPALRVSGHLRVDRKHAGTAVGQFAEAVEAMKTTREPIIVYPEGRISHDPGLWPERGKTGAARLALAAGVPVIPISQWGAHEAVYWGTETVNGPADLVPLARSGLSAPLRRPKFRVHFGDPVDLSDIDTQRPGAGVRAHAKIMQAITDGLVPLRRDELDRPRFHDPTRPTDTVSPWKPQSGS
- the wrbA gene encoding NAD(P)H:quinone oxidoreductase yields the protein MSTRILVVYYSSTGNTAALAESLAAGAGETGADVRVRTVPETVPAEAIARNPRWQAWVGAGPHHELATLDDLEWADGLAVGSPTRFGGPAAQLKSFLDSTGGLWAQGKLADKVATSFTTASTAHGGLESTLLAINNVFYHWGAIVVPLGYTDPHLKESGNPYGGSFVSRKSAAPDDIALDALRLQGRRLATITTHVATGLKQAE
- a CDS encoding DMT family transporter — encoded protein: MTTELPVVAPPRVAHRGRGTAYVLLAALFFSTSGTLGKSAMSAGITPEQVAAARISLAGVVLLAGVALVAPRKLRVRRAELPVLAGYGLLGVAGVQLLYFVAAGRIPVGIAILLEFVSPVLIALWVRFVRRHRLPRAVWGGIALAMAGLALVAQVWEGVTLDGLGLLAGFGAALCSAGYFLLGERAVAGIDPLGLVTWGMVIGAVAIGFVAPPWTWPAGLLGTEVGFGAWHPPVWLLLTLLVLVATVLAYVCGISSLRHLPASVASVLGLVEPVITTVAAWVLLGEQLAWPQLLGSAILLGGAYVVQRNSELLTR